A window of Cottoperca gobio chromosome 16, fCotGob3.1, whole genome shotgun sequence contains these coding sequences:
- the g6fl gene encoding LOW QUALITY PROTEIN: g6f-like (The sequence of the model RefSeq protein was modified relative to this genomic sequence to represent the inferred CDS: deleted 1 base in 1 codon) encodes MESAFLSVIFVSFIAVCSSHSGIKDWEDVVVAREGIPTVLFCTDTTVKGPVVINWMVKSLAVDQWKLVLSASKKKKFHGGASKTSMRLIDPNFQDSGVFSLFFHPRREDSGLYSCLIKQHERNVREKIILLAILTVTVVPAAPIPQHSTVRLIARVNPDFAVTNITWATPGGMSMKSEKKPNTGTVAKLPGVQNRDSGTYVCTGLPSGNSSNGLLAFYVDVTVDADNVASFTNITYEREISTATQAQTPFPLTCPVVQGDCVRLYWRPPDKKKHNDMILVYLYDRWRGSTFMSDKSKSLQFAGPPYNAEAGSFSFLLTPVFKDGGLYICEVLLNDNAFSLSTVLSVLTVKTKPSSSTLELGCAYSERSQVRSATWKHQDKTRRLKMFSKGPGSIATVLPLPVTFDTAGNYTCILQLKNGQTVQATQAVSLAYKASLPPSLSALLLLVPLVAAAVGVLLWRQKHISDRGIEQSLTVQSGEVENIYENPEDIRQAPPQGSVYMDLKPRGEDDVYKELERY; translated from the exons ATGGAGTCTGCTTTTCTCTCCGttatctttgtttctttcattgCGGTATGTTCCTCTCACTCTGGCATCAAAG ACTGGGAGGATGTTGTGGTGGCTCGAGAGGGCATTCCCACCGTCTTGTTCTGTACTGATACGACAGTGAAGGGTCCCGTGGTCATCAACTGGATGGTGAAGTCACTCGCTGTGGATCAATGGAAACTGGTTCTCTCAgccagcaaaaagaaaaagttccaCGGTGGCGCCTCGAAGACGTCCATGCGATTGATTGACCCTAACTTTCAGGACAGCGGGGtgttctctctgttctttcaTCCCAGAAGGGAGGACAGCGGTCTCTACTCATGCTTGATAAAGCAACACGAGAGGAACGTGAGGGAGAAGATTATCCTCTTAGCCATCCTTACAG TCACGGTTGTCCCCGCTGCACCTATTCCTCAGCACAGCACCGTGCGGCTGATTGCCCGAGTTAATCCTGACTTCGCTGTCACCAACATCACCTGGGCAACACCTGGAGGCATGTCCATGAAGAGCGAGAAAAAGCCAAACACAGGCACCGTGGCCAAACTGCCAGGGGTCCAGAACAGGGACAGCGGGACATACGTCTGTACTGGT CTCCCGTCGGGTAACAGCAGCAACGGCCTTCTGGCCTTCTACGTGGACGTGACTGTTGATG CTGACAATGTGGCCTCATTCACCAATATAACATATG agagagagatctccACCGCCACTCAGGCTCAGACACCCTTCCCCCTGACCTGTCCTGTTGTCCAGGGGGACTGCGTCCGGCTGTACTGGCGCCCTCCAGACAAAAAGAAGCACAATGACATGATTCTGGTGTACCTTTACGACCGCTGGAGGGGTTCCACCTTTATGTCTGACAAAAGCAAGAGTCTCCAGTTCGCAGGCCCGCCCTACAACGCAGAGGCCGGGAGCTTCTCCTTTCTGCTCACCcctgtttttaaagatggcGGCCTCTACATCTGTGAAGTGTTACTCAATGACAACGCCTTCAGCTTAAGCACCGTGCTCAGCGTGCTGACAG TTAAAACCAAACCTTCCTCCTCAACGCTGGAATTGGGGTGTGCGTACTCAGAGAGGTCCCAGGTCCGAAGTGCAACTTGGAAACACCAGGATAAGACTCGCCGGCTGAAAATGTTCAGCAAAGGTCCTGGCAGTATCGCCACTGTTCTGCCCTTACCCGTCACTTTCGACACGGCCGGGAACTACACCTGCATCCTACAGCTGAAGAACGGGCAGACCGTCCAGGCAACGCAAGCTGTCTCACTGGCCTATAAAG CCTCCCTGCCCCCTTCTCTTTCTGCTTTATTACTCCTGGTGCCCCTGGTTGCTGCGGCTGTCGGTGTGTTGCTatggagacagaaacacatttctgatcGAG GTATTGAGCAGTCTCTGACTGTCCAGTCGGGTGAAGTGGAGAACATCTATGAGAATCCTGAGGATATCAGACAG GCTCCTCCCCAGGGCTCAGTCTACATG GATTTGAAGCCAAGAGGAGAGGATGATGTCTATAAGGAACTGGAGCG ATACTAA